In a single window of the Methanolobus psychrophilus R15 genome:
- a CDS encoding two component system histidine kinase gives MLADDINYMLQTLENTETELQAAEHENQQKMATVLANIISGVLIIDPQTNTIIDVNPAAEEIIGLPKEGIVGHECHDFICSAERGKCPISDLGMSMNRSECMILNGEGQKIWILKSVVPVTLSGKDYFVESFVDLRKIKEVEEKLIQARVAAETANRAKSDFLATMSHELRTPLNSIIGFSDLIASGGVGEISDRQKRFIENISTSGKHLLALINNVLDLSKVEANKMELHYETFSAADVFSEVKQLISPLAAKKGLRVEFIIENDITNLYADKTRFKQILFNLISNAIKFTPSSGTVTISASRREDIARFTVTDTGIGISEDGKCRLFQPFTQLDSSINRQYAGTGLGLSLVKQFIEMHNGNVWVASEVGKGTTFTFELPLIKGEEKSKSGKGSGIENALDKTNIVSGNIMPENSICEKPLILVVEDDDNSRELLEITLENEGYRVASASCGTEAIKLAGKLKPLAITLDIMMPGMDGWDVLKHLKEEEWTKEIPVIITSMLDDKEMGKTWGAVDYFIKPVEKEVLIATLEKIEKDASKK, from the coding sequence ATGCTTGCAGACGACATAAACTATATGCTGCAAACACTGGAAAATACCGAAACCGAACTCCAGGCGGCTGAGCATGAGAACCAGCAGAAGATGGCGACAGTGCTTGCAAACATAATTAGCGGGGTTCTGATCATAGACCCTCAGACAAACACAATAATAGATGTTAACCCTGCGGCAGAGGAGATCATCGGGCTTCCTAAAGAAGGCATAGTAGGACATGAATGTCACGATTTCATATGCTCTGCAGAGAGAGGAAAATGCCCGATAAGTGATCTTGGGATGAGTATGAACAGGTCAGAGTGCATGATTCTCAATGGAGAAGGTCAAAAGATATGGATTCTTAAATCGGTAGTACCTGTGACCCTATCAGGAAAGGATTACTTTGTCGAGAGCTTTGTGGACCTGAGAAAGATAAAGGAAGTTGAAGAGAAACTCATCCAGGCAAGGGTAGCAGCTGAGACTGCAAACCGTGCCAAGAGCGATTTCCTTGCAACCATGAGCCATGAGCTGAGAACACCGCTTAACTCTATAATCGGATTTTCTGACCTTATAGCTAGTGGTGGCGTTGGAGAAATATCCGACAGGCAGAAGCGATTCATTGAGAACATATCCACAAGCGGGAAGCATTTGCTGGCCCTTATAAATAACGTACTCGACCTGTCGAAGGTAGAAGCAAACAAGATGGAACTGCATTATGAGACTTTCTCTGCTGCAGACGTATTCTCCGAAGTGAAACAACTCATCTCACCTCTTGCTGCCAAAAAAGGACTTCGGGTAGAATTCATCATAGAAAATGACATTACAAACTTATATGCGGATAAGACCAGATTCAAGCAGATACTCTTTAACCTGATCAGTAATGCCATCAAATTCACACCATCAAGTGGCACTGTCACTATTTCTGCAAGCCGGAGAGAAGATATAGCAAGGTTCACTGTCACAGATACAGGCATCGGGATATCAGAGGATGGGAAATGCAGACTGTTCCAGCCCTTCACACAACTGGACTCTTCAATAAACCGCCAGTACGCAGGAACTGGGCTTGGACTGTCCCTTGTGAAGCAATTCATAGAGATGCACAATGGAAATGTATGGGTTGCCAGCGAGGTTGGAAAAGGCACAACCTTCACCTTTGAATTGCCCCTGATAAAAGGAGAAGAAAAAAGTAAGTCCGGGAAAGGCTCAGGCATAGAGAATGCATTGGACAAGACAAATATTGTGTCTGGAAATATCATGCCGGAAAATTCGATTTGTGAGAAGCCATTGATCCTGGTGGTCGAAGATGATGATAATTCCAGGGAACTGCTTGAGATAACCCTGGAAAACGAAGGTTACCGTGTGGCATCCGCTTCCTGTGGAACGGAAGCTATCAAGCTTGCCGGGAAATTAAAGCCTCTCGCGATCACCCTGGACATCATGATGCCCGGTATGGATGGCTGGGACGTCCTCAAACACCTGAAAGAAGAGGAATGGACAAAGGAAATACCCGTGATCATTACTTCCATGCTGGATGACAAAGAAATGGGCAAGACATGGGGAGCAGTTGACTATTTTATCAAGCCTGTCGAGAAAGAGGTTCTGATAGCCACGTTGGAAAAGATCGAAAAGGATGCTTCAAAAAAATAA
- a CDS encoding L-aspartate dehydrogenase produces the protein MLRIGVIGCGTIGKGICKAIDDGAVKAELVAVYDRNTCDAEKLKGQFNRCRPEFMEIAEMVQNIDLLVECASQEAVYDVVPLALISKCDVMILSVGALADEELRRRIDDLATDNSCKVYIPSGAIVGLDGLKSASIGEIYSATITTRKPPRGLVGAPFVIRNNIDLDRINAPTVLFEGPASEAVKAFPANVNVAATLSVAGIGFEKTMVRVIADPTITRNIHEITVVGSFGEFTTKVENVPSPSNPKSSYLAQLSAIATLKKISSPFQVGT, from the coding sequence ATGCTCAGGATAGGAGTGATAGGCTGCGGGACCATCGGCAAAGGGATATGCAAGGCCATAGATGACGGAGCTGTTAAAGCCGAACTTGTGGCAGTCTATGACAGGAATACCTGTGATGCCGAGAAACTGAAGGGACAATTCAATAGATGCAGGCCTGAATTCATGGAAATCGCCGAGATGGTGCAAAATATAGACCTGCTGGTGGAATGTGCCTCACAGGAAGCGGTCTATGACGTAGTTCCGCTTGCACTCATCTCTAAGTGTGATGTGATGATATTGAGCGTCGGAGCTCTTGCGGATGAGGAACTGCGCCGCAGGATAGATGATCTAGCTACTGACAACAGTTGCAAGGTATATATCCCATCCGGGGCCATTGTCGGCCTCGACGGACTGAAATCAGCATCTATTGGAGAAATATACTCCGCTACAATCACAACCAGAAAGCCTCCACGCGGACTTGTCGGTGCACCATTTGTCATCAGGAACAACATAGACCTTGACAGGATAAATGCTCCTACCGTACTGTTCGAAGGCCCGGCAAGCGAAGCAGTCAAGGCTTTCCCGGCAAATGTCAATGTAGCAGCCACTTTAAGCGTTGCAGGCATCGGATTTGAGAAGACGATGGTTAGAGTAATTGCCGATCCGACGATCACACGCAACATACACGAAATCACAGTGGTGGGCTCTTTCGGAGAATTTACAACAAAAGTTGAGAATGTTCCCTCTCCTTCAAATCCTAAGAGCAGCTATCTTGCACAGCTTTCTGCAATAGCGACTTTGAAGAAGATATCGAGCCCTTTTCAGGTAGGGACCTGA
- a CDS encoding response regulator receiver protein — protein sequence MTKVLVVEDNLMNMELVTFILTAGGIDVTQAFDGPEALDKIKEKTFDLILLDIQLPGMDGIEVIRNINIDKAVLNTPIVALTAHAMQGDEQKFIDAGCVGYISKPIDVSTFVGRVNSYVAGGGAKPEDT from the coding sequence ATGACAAAAGTACTAGTTGTTGAAGATAATCTTATGAATATGGAGCTTGTCACCTTTATTCTGACAGCCGGAGGCATTGATGTCACACAAGCCTTCGACGGACCTGAAGCACTTGACAAAATAAAGGAAAAAACATTTGACCTGATACTACTCGATATTCAATTACCTGGAATGGATGGGATTGAAGTCATCCGGAATATAAATATAGATAAGGCAGTCCTGAATACACCGATAGTCGCATTGACAGCTCATGCGATGCAGGGAGATGAACAAAAGTTCATCGATGCAGGATGTGTTGGATATATCTCAAAACCGATAGATGTCTCAACCTTTGTAGGAAGAGTAAACTCATACGTAGCAGGCGGAGGAGCAAAACCTGAAGATACGTAA
- the ubiA gene encoding prenyltransferase — translation MKAYLELMRYGNCIMAALAASIGIFIAYNILAANTTDILPFPFCESALVFLTVFLVTGAGNAINDYYDIEIDRVNKPKRPIPSGRISTSAALYFSLALFAAGTVSAFMINVPCAIIASFNSLLLIYYAKILKRTAFLGNLAVGYLTGSTFLFGGAVFFESGGLNSVFVLFLLATLATAAREIVKDIEDIDGDMKNGAHTLPIVIGARKAAYIAASIGLVAVLASPLPYLQSLMSTRYLFLVAIADLLFAIAVYEILLKDNPAGSSRLFKMAMAFALLSFLAGA, via the coding sequence ATGAAGGCATATCTGGAACTGATGCGTTATGGCAATTGCATCATGGCTGCGCTTGCCGCGTCTATAGGAATTTTTATCGCATACAATATACTAGCAGCAAACACTACCGATATTCTTCCATTCCCATTCTGCGAATCTGCCCTTGTCTTCCTGACTGTTTTTCTGGTAACCGGAGCCGGAAACGCCATCAATGACTATTATGATATAGAGATAGACAGGGTCAACAAACCCAAAAGACCGATACCTTCTGGCAGGATCAGTACTTCTGCAGCTCTTTATTTTTCACTTGCACTGTTTGCAGCAGGTACCGTCAGTGCATTCATGATTAACGTTCCCTGCGCAATTATAGCGTCTTTCAACTCCTTGCTCCTGATATATTATGCAAAGATACTCAAACGGACGGCTTTCCTTGGAAACCTGGCTGTAGGTTACCTTACCGGATCGACCTTCCTCTTCGGAGGCGCAGTTTTTTTTGAAAGCGGCGGCCTTAATAGCGTTTTTGTGCTATTCCTGCTTGCAACCCTTGCAACTGCTGCCAGAGAGATAGTCAAGGATATTGAGGATATAGACGGCGACATGAAAAATGGCGCACACACTCTTCCAATAGTCATAGGTGCCAGGAAGGCGGCTTATATTGCAGCGTCCATAGGTCTTGTCGCTGTGCTGGCAAGTCCGCTACCTTACTTGCAGTCCCTTATGAGCACCAGGTATCTTTTCCTCGTAGCCATCGCTGATCTGCTGTTCGCGATTGCAGTCTATGAGATACTGTTAAAGGATAACCCTGCCGGATCGTCCCGCCTGTTCAAGATGGCAATGGCCTTTGCACTGCTATCCTTCCTTGCCGGGGCCTGA
- a CDS encoding methionine adenosyltransferase, translated as MRNISVEEFRASCAAAQDLEIVERKGKGHPDSICDAVMDRISVNLSGEYLERFGTILHHNTDKCLLVAGEVAGIFGGGMVVNPMLLVIGDRATFEAEGEEVDVCGIAIDTATSWFDENLRFVKPEHVDYQVELKPGSSELTDIFRRGGELLGANDTSAAVGYAPLSFTERMVLDTEKHLNSAPFKEQYPESGEDIKVMGVRRGKNFDMTVSMPLIDSFVESEEHYFRMKDDLMDAIQAYISGYLEENKVSLNTSLKMNNLDVPGRGLEGIYTTVTGTSAEDADCGQVGRGNRVNGIISLNRPASSEAAAGKNPVSHVGKIYNILSHRIADRIYTSVPDVEEAYVWLLSDIGVAIDQPKVAAAQILMKKGSVDSVREEVKEVIDTELENIQRFTMELARGMVSLY; from the coding sequence ATGAGGAACATATCAGTAGAGGAATTCAGGGCATCCTGTGCGGCTGCGCAGGACCTGGAGATAGTAGAGAGGAAAGGAAAAGGGCATCCCGACAGTATATGCGATGCTGTGATGGACAGGATATCGGTGAACCTGTCCGGGGAATATCTGGAACGTTTTGGGACCATACTCCACCATAATACAGACAAGTGCCTGCTAGTGGCCGGGGAGGTAGCGGGCATCTTTGGAGGCGGGATGGTCGTGAATCCCATGCTCCTGGTTATCGGGGACCGCGCTACCTTTGAGGCAGAAGGAGAGGAGGTAGATGTATGCGGCATAGCTATCGATACGGCCACCAGCTGGTTCGATGAGAATCTTCGCTTTGTCAAACCTGAACATGTGGACTACCAGGTGGAACTAAAACCAGGTTCCTCGGAACTGACAGATATCTTCAGGAGGGGTGGAGAACTCCTGGGAGCCAATGATACTTCTGCAGCTGTAGGATATGCGCCCCTCTCCTTCACTGAAAGGATGGTGCTGGATACGGAAAAGCATCTTAACTCTGCCCCATTCAAGGAACAATATCCGGAGTCAGGTGAAGATATAAAGGTGATGGGAGTCAGGAGGGGCAAGAATTTTGACATGACCGTATCCATGCCTCTTATAGACAGCTTTGTAGAATCTGAAGAGCATTACTTCCGCATGAAAGATGATCTGATGGATGCTATACAGGCTTACATATCAGGTTATCTGGAAGAGAATAAAGTCTCACTTAACACATCTCTCAAAATGAACAACCTTGACGTTCCCGGACGCGGTCTGGAAGGTATCTATACTACTGTTACAGGGACTTCAGCCGAGGATGCAGATTGCGGGCAGGTGGGCCGTGGCAATCGTGTCAACGGTATAATCTCTCTCAATCGCCCGGCAAGCAGTGAGGCGGCGGCTGGCAAGAACCCGGTGAGCCATGTGGGAAAGATATACAATATACTCTCACATCGCATTGCAGACCGGATATATACCAGTGTGCCTGATGTGGAGGAGGCGTATGTGTGGCTTTTGAGTGACATCGGTGTCGCTATCGATCAGCCAAAGGTCGCAGCAGCCCAGATACTCATGAAAAAAGGTTCTGTTGATTCTGTCAGGGAAGAAGTCAAAGAAGTAATAGATACCGAACTGGAGAACATTCAGCGGTTCACCATGGAGCTTGCAAGGGGAATGGTATCTTTATACTGA
- a CDS encoding conserved repeat domain protein: MKHFGKTLTFISLAVLLLLISAGSASGKILFNDTMAQGDGYQINNYVIDVAEVFPDYDSATLHVYEGKSKTPTYDKMLSVGSSYKFSIEGEDVEVTLISVHSGIVPRARLLITVTDGSFINSKTLGVVSGGHTEAEFSGTPVLEITKTADPDKVGSGDIVTVQVSVKNTGDDKATKIIFSDPTPAKFVLQQTLIAPTGQISLDKGETRLIYTYTIKATESGTFVLNPTNAIYSNSIGDDLPQASSNMPTIIVEDSSKKANLDVTLVVDKYTVDRRGNLQGTIRIKNIGESSASAVTVSLAVPTGLKYSGGDSAIEIISGVPTIYMESFGVQQEKEISFSLKAMDEGTYTLSTQNSYRFSDGINPTSQVASSTSATNAIYVKKGKYDHLLEQPLYIYLIPLIVIGAVAGWLFHRHRQYKF; this comes from the coding sequence ATGAAGCATTTTGGAAAAACACTTACTTTCATCTCGCTGGCTGTACTCCTGCTACTGATATCAGCAGGCAGTGCCTCGGGAAAAATATTGTTCAATGACACTATGGCACAGGGTGACGGATATCAGATAAACAATTATGTTATCGACGTAGCCGAAGTCTTTCCTGATTATGATAGTGCAACTCTTCATGTTTATGAAGGTAAGAGTAAAACCCCTACCTACGATAAAATGCTATCAGTTGGCAGTTCCTACAAATTCTCCATAGAAGGTGAAGACGTAGAGGTAACTCTCATATCCGTACATTCCGGCATAGTTCCCCGCGCCAGGCTCCTGATAACTGTTACGGATGGAAGCTTCATAAACAGTAAAACACTGGGTGTGGTAAGCGGAGGTCATACTGAGGCTGAATTCTCCGGAACTCCGGTCCTTGAAATCACTAAAACGGCCGATCCGGACAAGGTTGGCTCAGGAGACATTGTAACTGTGCAGGTTTCAGTGAAGAACACCGGGGATGATAAAGCTACAAAGATTATTTTTTCCGACCCCACTCCTGCTAAATTTGTTTTGCAGCAGACCCTTATAGCCCCCACGGGGCAGATATCATTGGATAAAGGTGAGACTCGGCTGATCTACACATATACTATAAAGGCGACGGAATCCGGGACATTTGTTTTAAACCCGACTAATGCTATCTATTCCAACAGTATAGGGGATGACCTGCCTCAGGCATCTTCTAATATGCCTACTATAATAGTCGAGGACAGTAGTAAGAAAGCCAATCTCGATGTCACGTTGGTGGTTGATAAGTATACTGTTGACCGAAGAGGTAACCTTCAGGGAACTATCCGGATAAAGAACATCGGTGAGTCTTCGGCAAGCGCTGTTACGGTGAGTCTGGCAGTTCCCACCGGCCTGAAATATTCCGGCGGTGATTCTGCTATTGAGATCATCTCAGGTGTACCGACTATCTACATGGAGTCTTTCGGTGTTCAACAGGAAAAAGAGATATCTTTCAGCCTGAAGGCTATGGATGAAGGTACCTATACGCTGTCAACTCAAAACTCTTACCGTTTCAGCGACGGGATAAATCCTACTTCTCAGGTTGCCAGCTCAACTTCTGCGACCAATGCAATCTATGTGAAAAAAGGAAAGTATGATCATCTACTAGAACAGCCATTGTATATTTACCTGATTCCTTTAATTGTGATCGGGGCTGTAGCAGGCTGGTTATTCCATAGACACAGGCAGTACAAATTCTGA
- a CDS encoding putative Histidine kinase: MLAVTTGSIIEDSFSSLEEQEVATNVFRAKASIDSKTNHLLATAKDWGQWSDTYEFMQGDSSYIDNNLDVISLANLQIDMMLFYDISGNLYYAAGVDHHTYEEREISAAFIDHVNKEHLLFSEPSLQKQISGIISTPEGPMMVGTSAITASPGEETVAGTIVIAKFLDPEFVEEMEEMTQLSIDVKEVDDEFSTLAGNTAILHDNGRLKIDTINKGTVTGATIVDDINGIPVLTLQIEMSRDVYLQGQSAMKYALFAIIIINRSNLWACTLATDGKIRAGASYPSQS; encoded by the coding sequence TTGCTTGCCGTAACTACAGGATCAATAATAGAGGATAGTTTTTCCAGCCTTGAAGAGCAGGAAGTTGCAACTAATGTTTTCAGAGCGAAAGCATCTATTGATTCTAAGACAAATCATCTTCTGGCTACGGCGAAGGATTGGGGCCAATGGTCAGACACCTATGAGTTTATGCAGGGAGACAGCAGTTATATTGATAATAATCTTGATGTCATATCTCTGGCAAACCTGCAGATAGATATGATGCTGTTCTATGATATCTCCGGTAATCTTTACTATGCTGCCGGAGTGGATCATCATACCTATGAAGAAAGAGAGATATCAGCAGCTTTTATCGACCACGTAAATAAAGAGCATCTTCTTTTCTCAGAACCCTCCCTTCAAAAACAAATCTCAGGAATAATAAGCACTCCTGAAGGACCGATGATGGTAGGAACAAGTGCCATAACTGCAAGCCCCGGCGAAGAAACTGTTGCAGGCACTATTGTGATCGCAAAATTCCTGGATCCTGAGTTTGTCGAGGAAATGGAGGAAATGACCCAGCTATCCATAGATGTGAAAGAAGTTGATGATGAGTTTTCAACTCTGGCTGGAAACACCGCCATCCTGCATGATAACGGACGTTTAAAGATAGATACTATAAATAAGGGCACTGTCACCGGCGCCACCATAGTGGACGACATTAACGGCATCCCGGTACTGACCCTGCAGATAGAGATGTCAAGGGATGTTTACCTGCAGGGTCAGTCTGCCATGAAGTATGCGCTGTTTGCTATAATTATAATAAATAGGAGTAATTTATGGGCTTGTACTCTTGCTACTGATGGAAAAATTCGTGCTGGCGCGTCTTACCCTTCTCAGTCGTAA
- a CDS encoding quinolinate synthetase complex subunit A has protein sequence MQDMRKTIERINELKHMHNAVILAHNYERGEIQDVADFTGDSLGLSQQAVQQKADVIVFCGVHFMAESAAILSPHKTVLLPELHAGCPMASMVTASALREEKKKYPEAAVVCYVNSTAEVKAESDICCTSANAIEVVNSLDEEEVLFVPDRNLADYVARNTDKRIIAWNGHCPTHNQILVSDMIKARKAHPYAEVLAHPECRREVLDLSDKIYSTTGMLDHAGRSAAKEFIIATEKGILHKLEKDNPDKKFYSASEFAVCPDMKAIDLDALLLSLEKMQHVISVPEDVRIRAKRALDRMLAIKRKR, from the coding sequence ATGCAGGATATGAGAAAAACCATTGAAAGGATCAATGAACTAAAGCATATGCACAATGCTGTCATCCTTGCCCATAATTATGAAAGGGGTGAAATCCAGGATGTAGCTGATTTTACAGGCGATTCCCTTGGCCTCAGCCAGCAGGCAGTGCAGCAGAAGGCAGATGTAATCGTATTTTGCGGAGTGCATTTCATGGCAGAGAGCGCTGCCATCCTGAGCCCGCACAAAACCGTTCTGCTGCCAGAGCTCCATGCGGGATGTCCTATGGCATCAATGGTGACTGCCAGCGCTCTGCGTGAGGAAAAGAAGAAGTATCCTGAAGCTGCTGTTGTCTGTTATGTCAATTCCACTGCAGAGGTCAAGGCTGAAAGCGATATCTGCTGCACTTCAGCAAATGCTATCGAGGTCGTCAACTCCCTTGATGAGGAAGAAGTACTCTTTGTTCCCGACAGGAACCTTGCAGATTATGTGGCAAGGAACACTGATAAAAGAATAATCGCGTGGAATGGACACTGTCCGACACATAACCAGATACTTGTGAGCGATATGATAAAGGCCAGGAAAGCGCATCCTTACGCAGAAGTGCTTGCACACCCGGAATGTCGCAGAGAGGTCCTTGACCTGTCCGATAAGATATACAGTACCACAGGAATGCTGGATCACGCCGGCAGATCAGCAGCTAAGGAGTTTATTATTGCAACTGAAAAAGGCATCCTTCACAAACTGGAAAAGGATAATCCTGACAAGAAATTCTATAGTGCATCTGAGTTCGCTGTATGTCCCGATATGAAGGCCATAGACCTTGATGCCCTTCTGCTCAGCCTTGAGAAGATGCAGCATGTGATATCTGTTCCGGAAGATGTTAGAATCCGGGCAAAGCGTGCTCTGGACCGCATGCTTGCAATCAAAAGGAAGAGATAG
- the nadC gene encoding nicotinate-nucleotide pyrophosphorylase (carboxylating), protein MHPEAYKSIEDNYPTVKERMLITDIEYFLAEDLGYNDVSCTLVPDREVEAIIFTKEDCVMAGVDVARSFFDYLGISAVVTCVDGDRIAGGSTIFSLSGSSVSILRAERIVLNFLGHLCGIATLTRRCVDNVKRISNARVACTRKTTPGLRKYEKLAVIAGGGDPHRFNLSDAVMIKDNHVKMMGIEAAIMSARKNASFTQKIEVEVESADDALQAAALGADIIMLDNMDPHQVADTMASLKRAVIPRHIIIEVSGGIGPDNIEAYARTGVHVISMGSLIHQARWIDISLEFSNQKSKI, encoded by the coding sequence TTGCATCCGGAAGCATATAAATCCATTGAAGATAATTACCCCACTGTGAAAGAAAGGATGCTCATCACTGATATAGAATATTTTCTGGCGGAGGACCTTGGGTATAATGATGTTTCCTGTACCCTTGTTCCTGACAGGGAAGTCGAAGCCATTATTTTCACAAAAGAGGATTGTGTCATGGCTGGAGTGGATGTTGCAAGATCCTTCTTTGATTATCTCGGAATAAGTGCCGTGGTCACTTGCGTTGACGGGGATAGGATCGCAGGTGGAAGCACTATTTTTTCACTAAGTGGCAGTTCAGTATCCATACTCCGGGCCGAGCGCATAGTTCTGAACTTCCTGGGTCATTTATGCGGTATTGCAACATTGACGCGCAGGTGCGTGGATAATGTCAAACGTATCTCTAATGCAAGGGTTGCATGTACAAGAAAGACCACTCCGGGCCTGCGCAAGTATGAGAAGCTTGCTGTCATTGCGGGCGGTGGCGACCCCCACAGGTTTAACCTCTCGGATGCTGTCATGATAAAGGATAATCATGTCAAAATGATGGGCATTGAGGCTGCCATAATGTCTGCAAGGAAAAATGCAAGTTTTACCCAGAAGATCGAGGTTGAGGTCGAGTCAGCTGACGATGCACTTCAGGCTGCGGCTCTTGGGGCGGATATCATCATGCTGGATAATATGGATCCGCATCAGGTCGCGGATACTATGGCCAGCCTGAAAAGGGCAGTAATCCCCAGGCATATTATCATCGAGGTCTCCGGGGGTATCGGGCCTGATAACATTGAAGCTTATGCACGAACAGGCGTCCATGTGATTTCCATGGGCTCACTTATACATCAGGCCAGATGGATAGATATTAGCCTTGAATTTTCCAATCAAAAGAGCAAGATTTAA